A portion of the Acidisoma sp. PAMC 29798 genome contains these proteins:
- a CDS encoding RidA family protein: MTIQRIGSQGSKGAGGQHLPFSRAVLVNGWLHVSGQVAMEKGEVIEGGIVAQSHKAIQNLLAILAEAGFEAGDVIRCGVWLDDPRDFSSFNKVFAEYFGAAPPARSCVVSSMVIDCKVEIDCIAYRQPKD, from the coding sequence ATGACGATCCAGCGCATCGGCAGTCAGGGCAGCAAGGGTGCCGGTGGCCAGCATCTGCCGTTTTCACGCGCCGTGCTCGTGAATGGCTGGCTCCACGTGTCCGGCCAGGTCGCGATGGAGAAGGGCGAGGTCATCGAAGGCGGCATCGTCGCCCAATCCCACAAGGCGATCCAGAACCTGCTGGCCATTCTGGCGGAAGCCGGGTTCGAGGCTGGCGATGTGATCCGCTGCGGCGTCTGGCTGGATGATCCGCGCGACTTCTCCTCCTTCAACAAGGTCTTCGCCGAATATTTTGGCGCCGCCCCCCCTGCCCGCTCCTGCGTCGTCTCCAGCATGGTCATCGACTGCAAGGTCGAGATCGACTGCATCGCCTATCGCCAGCCGAAGGACTAG
- a CDS encoding cupin domain-containing protein yields the protein MTDPIPDDDLARVLTVAHVDGATMRHVAIAGDIYTILVSGADTAGRYCLIDMHVPAGGGPPPHRHDFEEMFTLLEGELAFTFRGETTTVHAGSTVNIPANAPHSFKNLGTSDARMLCLATPAGLDAFFLEVGDIVESRTSSVPKLTPEAVAARQTKVGSLLGKYRTEMVTG from the coding sequence ATGACCGATCCTATTCCCGATGACGACCTCGCGCGGGTTTTGACCGTCGCGCATGTGGATGGCGCCACGATGCGCCATGTTGCGATCGCGGGCGATATCTACACCATCCTGGTCAGCGGCGCGGATACGGCCGGGCGCTATTGCCTGATCGACATGCATGTGCCGGCCGGTGGCGGGCCACCGCCGCATCGGCATGATTTCGAGGAGATGTTCACGTTGTTGGAGGGTGAGCTGGCCTTCACCTTTCGGGGTGAGACGACAACCGTGCATGCGGGATCGACGGTGAACATTCCGGCCAACGCGCCGCATTCTTTCAAGAACCTGGGCACCAGCGACGCGCGAATGCTGTGCCTGGCGACACCGGCGGGGCTGGACGCGTTCTTTCTGGAGGTTGGCGATATCGTGGAGAGCCGGACGTCCTCGGTGCCGAAGCTGACGCCGGAGGCGGTCGCGGCGCGGCAGACGAAGGTCGGGTCGTTGTTGGGGAAGTATCGAACGGAGATGGTGACGGGGTGA
- a CDS encoding efflux RND transporter permease subunit, whose product MSISSPFIRRPVGTILLAIGLLLAGAVAYKFLPVASLPNMDLPAIVVFASRPGASPETMANSIAAPLERHLGQIAGITELTSINSTGSSSIICIFDVDRNVDAAAGDVQAAINAAEADLPADLPSAPYYRKFNPSDAPVLTIALTSDTLSTSQIFDAVDTILVQRLSQAEGVANIDESGADKPAVRVQLDPTAVALSGLSAQDIDTIISDANVVQPIGSIQGPERASTLMVNGQLKTAVEYRNLVVTAGKSGVLRLGDLGHVIDSVATLRLAAWDGKKAAILLNVTKQPGANVIKTVDGVKTLLPEILKLMPSGIHTTILADRTTTIRASVNDVQYTLLLTVVLVLAVVFVFLRRTVMTIAAGVTIPLSLAGTLAGMWLLGFTIDNFSLLALTISVGFVVDDAIVMIENIHAHIERGMSPMRAALRGSRQIGFTVMSITISLVAVFGPLIFMPGIMGRMFHEFSVTLVMSVTISAVVSLTVTPMICGWFLRAEVHDRSRAPHKRLGRRLGIWFELGFRAVLRGYGRSLGWVLRHRILMNLVTLGTVVLTVWLYVIVPKGFLPNEDTGLLQGQTTASPDISFRAMEVLQRRVVNVLLKDPAIAEVGSRIGVASGFASLNRGNLYIALKPMSERHVSSDVVIARLRKPLAGIAGIQTFLMAEQDLRTGGRQSASDYDFVLSGDNLAELQLWAQKLEDKLKTIPQLVDISSDQDRAGPAASVVVDRSAASRLNVSLADIDQALNNGYAQRQISTIYEQRNQYKVVLEALPGLQLDPSQLDRVYVGSDTGKQVPLSAVARFERGSAPLTVRHEGQFPEATVSFSLKPGSPLSAGTTLVQQAVQDIFMPGDIHTGFAGNAQIFKQSGSSEVILLLAALGAIYIVLGVLYESLTQPLTIISTLPSAGVGALLALLLTSTPLSVIAIIGIFLLMGIVKKNAIMLVDFALDAERTRNLSPIQAIKEASLARFRPILMTTLAALLGAVPLAFSFGIGWEYRRPLGIAIIGGLIVSQLLTLYTTPVIYVALQRNRQK is encoded by the coding sequence ATGTCGATTTCATCACCCTTCATCCGGCGTCCGGTCGGCACCATTCTGTTGGCGATCGGCCTGCTGCTGGCCGGCGCCGTCGCCTATAAGTTTCTGCCTGTCGCGTCCCTGCCCAACATGGACCTGCCGGCGATCGTGGTCTTCGCGAGCCGGCCGGGCGCGAGCCCCGAGACGATGGCGAATTCCATCGCGGCACCGCTGGAGCGCCATCTCGGGCAGATCGCCGGGATCACAGAACTCACCTCGATCAATTCCACCGGCTCAAGCTCGATTATTTGCATCTTCGATGTCGATCGCAACGTCGATGCCGCGGCAGGCGATGTGCAGGCGGCGATTAACGCAGCCGAGGCTGATCTGCCCGCCGATCTTCCCAGTGCGCCCTACTACCGCAAGTTCAATCCGTCTGACGCGCCGGTCCTGACGATCGCGCTCACGTCCGATACGCTGTCGACGTCCCAAATCTTCGATGCCGTCGATACCATCCTGGTGCAGCGCCTGTCCCAGGCCGAGGGTGTCGCCAATATCGATGAAAGCGGCGCCGACAAGCCGGCCGTGCGCGTGCAGCTCGACCCGACCGCCGTGGCTCTGTCCGGCCTCTCTGCCCAGGACATCGATACCATCATCAGCGACGCCAATGTCGTCCAGCCCATCGGCAGCATCCAAGGGCCGGAGCGGGCCTCCACCCTGATGGTCAACGGACAACTGAAGACCGCGGTCGAATACCGCAACCTCGTCGTCACGGCGGGGAAATCGGGCGTGCTACGCCTGGGTGACCTCGGCCACGTCATCGATAGTGTCGCCACGCTGCGGCTCGCCGCCTGGGACGGCAAGAAGGCCGCCATCCTGCTCAACGTCACCAAGCAGCCCGGCGCTAACGTCATCAAGACGGTCGATGGCGTTAAGACCCTATTGCCCGAGATCCTGAAGCTGATGCCGAGTGGCATTCACACCACCATCCTCGCCGACCGCACGACCACGATCCGCGCCAGCGTCAATGACGTGCAGTACACGCTTCTCCTCACGGTCGTGCTGGTTCTCGCCGTGGTCTTCGTGTTTCTGCGCCGTACTGTGATGACGATCGCGGCCGGCGTCACCATTCCGCTGTCGCTGGCCGGCACGCTTGCTGGCATGTGGCTGCTGGGCTTCACCATCGACAACTTCTCGCTCCTCGCCCTCACGATCTCCGTGGGCTTCGTCGTCGATGACGCCATCGTCATGATCGAGAATATCCACGCCCATATCGAACGCGGCATGTCGCCGATGCGGGCGGCGCTGCGCGGGTCCCGCCAGATCGGCTTTACGGTGATGTCGATCACCATTTCCCTGGTCGCCGTGTTTGGTCCGCTGATCTTCATGCCCGGCATCATGGGACGCATGTTCCATGAATTCTCGGTCACGCTCGTCATGTCCGTCACCATCTCGGCCGTGGTGTCCCTCACCGTCACGCCGATGATCTGCGGTTGGTTCCTGCGGGCGGAGGTTCATGATCGTTCCCGCGCGCCGCATAAGCGCCTCGGCCGCCGCCTTGGTATCTGGTTCGAACTTGGCTTTCGCGCCGTGCTGCGCGGCTACGGACGCAGCCTGGGATGGGTGCTCCGCCATCGCATCCTGATGAATCTGGTGACGCTCGGCACCGTTGTTCTCACCGTGTGGCTGTATGTCATCGTGCCGAAGGGCTTCCTGCCCAATGAGGATACCGGCCTCCTGCAAGGCCAGACCACGGCGTCGCCCGACATTTCGTTCCGCGCCATGGAGGTATTGCAGCGGCGTGTGGTCAATGTGCTGCTCAAGGACCCCGCCATCGCCGAAGTCGGCTCGCGGATCGGCGTCGCGAGCGGCTTCGCCTCCCTCAATCGCGGCAACCTCTATATCGCCCTGAAACCGATGAGCGAACGGCATGTCTCGTCAGACGTCGTCATCGCCCGCCTGCGCAAACCCTTGGCAGGCATCGCGGGTATCCAGACATTTCTGATGGCGGAGCAGGATCTGCGCACCGGCGGCCGGCAAAGTGCGAGCGATTACGACTTCGTTCTGAGCGGCGACAATCTGGCGGAGTTGCAGCTCTGGGCGCAGAAACTTGAAGACAAGCTCAAGACTATCCCGCAATTGGTCGATATTTCCAGTGACCAGGATCGTGCCGGCCCGGCAGCCAGTGTGGTGGTCGATCGCAGCGCCGCGTCGCGCTTGAACGTCTCCTTGGCCGACATCGACCAAGCCTTGAACAATGGCTATGCGCAGCGCCAGATTTCGACGATCTACGAGCAGCGCAACCAGTACAAGGTCGTGCTGGAGGCCTTGCCGGGCCTCCAACTCGACCCGTCACAGCTAGACCGCGTCTATGTCGGCAGCGACACCGGAAAGCAGGTGCCTCTCTCCGCCGTCGCACGGTTCGAGCGTGGCAGCGCGCCTTTGACGGTGCGTCATGAGGGTCAGTTCCCGGAAGCGACTGTCAGCTTCAGCCTCAAACCCGGCTCGCCGCTCAGCGCTGGCACCACGCTGGTGCAACAGGCGGTGCAGGACATCTTCATGCCCGGCGATATCCACACCGGCTTCGCCGGCAATGCGCAGATTTTCAAACAATCGGGATCGTCCGAGGTCATCCTGCTGCTCGCGGCACTCGGCGCGATCTACATCGTGCTCGGTGTACTCTATGAAAGTCTCACTCAGCCGCTGACGATCATCTCGACCCTGCCATCGGCGGGCGTCGGCGCGCTTCTCGCACTTCTGCTGACCAGCACGCCACTTTCGGTGATTGCCATCATTGGCATCTTCCTCCTCATGGGCATCGTCAAGAAGAACGCCATCATGCTGGTGGACTTCGCCCTCGATGCCGAGCGCACACGCAACCTGTCGCCCATCCAGGCGATCAAGGAAGCGAGCCTCGCGCGCTTCCGGCCGATCCTGATGACGACCTTGGCCGCACTTCTGGGGGCCGTGCCGCTCGCCTTCTCCTTCGGGATCGGGTGGGAGTATCGGCGCCCCCTCGGCATTGCCATCATCGGCGGTCTGATCGTCTCCCAGCTTCTGACGCTCTACACGACGCCGGTCATTTATGTTGCACTGCAACGTAACCGCCAAAAGTAG
- a CDS encoding LLM class flavin-dependent oxidoreductase, giving the protein MTKQLHLGAFMRPVGIHTGWWRYPGAYPDANFNLTHLVRFIQTLERARFDAFFMADHLGVLNMPMSALKRSGTATSFEPLTLLSALAMVTERIGLIATASTTFDEPYHIARRFASLDHISGGRAGWNIVTTSNPDSALNFGRTEHVEHDERYRRAREFYAVVTGLWDSWDDDAWIRDQESGIFFDPDKLHVLDHKGEHLSVRGPLNIARPIQGYPVIVQAGASEAGRQLAAETAEVIFASSRTLEDGQRFYADMRARMIVQGREPAHLKILPGALVTVGRTRAEAQDKQALLDSLVHPDSSLPNLSMRLGVDAAQFDLDAPLPEIPPSNASQSGRDTLVALARRDNLTVRQLADMVGGHGGLQMVGTAEDIADTMQQWLETEACDGFNIMFPTVPSGLDDFVDMVVPELQRRGIFRTAYEGTTLRDHLGLPRPANHFG; this is encoded by the coding sequence ATGACAAAGCAGCTTCATCTTGGGGCCTTCATGCGCCCGGTCGGCATCCATACGGGATGGTGGCGGTATCCCGGCGCCTATCCGGATGCGAATTTCAACCTCACGCATCTCGTGCGTTTCATCCAGACGCTGGAGCGGGCGCGGTTCGACGCCTTCTTCATGGCGGATCACCTCGGCGTTCTGAACATGCCCATGTCGGCGCTGAAGCGCAGCGGGACCGCGACATCCTTCGAGCCGCTGACCCTGCTCTCCGCGCTGGCCATGGTGACCGAGCGGATTGGCCTGATCGCGACGGCCTCCACGACCTTCGACGAGCCCTATCATATCGCCCGCCGCTTTGCCTCGCTGGACCATATCAGCGGCGGCCGGGCCGGCTGGAATATCGTCACGACCTCCAATCCCGATTCCGCGCTCAATTTCGGACGGACGGAGCATGTCGAGCATGACGAACGCTATCGTCGGGCGCGCGAGTTCTATGCCGTCGTCACCGGCTTGTGGGACAGTTGGGACGATGACGCCTGGATTCGCGACCAGGAGTCCGGCATCTTTTTCGACCCCGACAAGCTGCATGTGCTCGATCACAAAGGCGAGCATCTGTCGGTGCGGGGTCCGCTGAACATCGCGCGGCCCATCCAGGGCTATCCCGTCATCGTGCAGGCCGGCGCGTCCGAAGCCGGACGGCAACTTGCGGCCGAAACGGCGGAGGTGATCTTCGCCAGCAGCCGAACGCTAGAGGATGGGCAGCGCTTCTATGCCGATATGAGGGCCCGCATGATCGTGCAGGGCCGCGAGCCCGCGCATCTCAAGATCCTGCCGGGTGCGCTGGTGACGGTGGGACGTACGCGGGCCGAGGCGCAGGACAAGCAAGCGCTGCTCGACAGCCTCGTGCATCCGGATAGCAGCCTGCCGAACCTCTCCATGCGCCTCGGCGTCGATGCCGCGCAATTCGATCTGGATGCGCCTTTGCCGGAGATACCGCCCTCGAATGCGAGCCAGAGCGGGCGAGACACGCTGGTGGCCCTGGCGCGGCGGGACAATCTCACCGTGCGGCAACTCGCTGACATGGTCGGGGGTCACGGCGGGTTGCAGATGGTGGGCACGGCCGAGGATATTGCAGACACGATGCAGCAATGGCTGGAGACGGAGGCCTGCGACGGCTTCAATATCATGTTCCCGACGGTACCCTCCGGGCTCGATGACTTCGTGGATATGGTCGTGCCGGAATTGCAGCGCCGGGGCATTTTCCGGACAGCGTATGAAGGGACCACGTTGCGCGACCATTTGGGTCTGCCGCGACCGGCGAACCACTTTGGCTGA
- a CDS encoding arsenate reductase: MAKPVTIYGIKACDTMKKARAWLDAHDVSVAFHDYKVSGIDQPTLELWARQVGWDTLLNRAGTTFRRLAEAEKAGLDERRAIALMLAQPSMIKRPVLDIGGALTVGFKPDSYAKAVGMGK; the protein is encoded by the coding sequence ATGGCCAAACCCGTCACGATATACGGCATCAAGGCCTGCGACACGATGAAGAAGGCTCGCGCCTGGTTGGACGCGCATGACGTTTCCGTCGCCTTCCATGATTATAAGGTGAGTGGGATCGACCAGCCGACTTTGGAGCTTTGGGCGCGGCAGGTGGGGTGGGACACGCTGCTGAACCGCGCCGGCACGACCTTCCGCAGACTCGCCGAGGCGGAGAAGGCGGGGCTGGACGAGCGTCGCGCCATCGCCCTGATGCTGGCGCAGCCATCGATGATCAAGCGACCGGTGCTCGATATCGGCGGCGCCCTGACCGTTGGATTCAAGCCGGACAGCTACGCCAAGGCGGTTGGGATGGGTAAATAG
- a CDS encoding DUF72 domain-containing protein, with protein MASTASGSIRIGVGGWTYEPWRGPFYPDKWPQKRELEYAAGHLTSIEVNGTYYGSQKPESFRKWHDETPAGFVFSLKASRYSTNRRVLADAGESIERFFKSGVLELKDKLGPINWQFMATKQFDAVDFEGFLKLLPKTVEGRAIRHVVEARHESFRNPEFLAMLRDYGVAAVVAGDSEFPQIADITAPFVYARIMGTQEGEPLGYPAQTLDLWAKRAQLWAAGDAPKDLETVAPAKADGVARDVYLYVISGHKVSNPAAARALMERI; from the coding sequence ATGGCGAGCACAGCGAGCGGCAGCATTCGGATCGGCGTCGGCGGCTGGACCTATGAGCCGTGGCGCGGGCCCTTTTACCCCGACAAATGGCCGCAGAAGCGCGAGTTGGAATATGCCGCCGGGCACCTCACCTCGATCGAGGTCAATGGCACCTATTACGGCTCGCAAAAGCCCGAGAGCTTTCGCAAATGGCATGATGAGACGCCGGCGGGCTTCGTGTTCTCCCTCAAGGCGTCTCGCTATTCCACCAATCGCCGCGTGCTGGCCGACGCCGGAGAGTCCATCGAGCGATTCTTCAAGAGCGGCGTGCTGGAATTGAAGGACAAGCTCGGCCCGATCAACTGGCAGTTCATGGCGACGAAGCAATTCGATGCTGTGGATTTCGAGGGGTTTCTGAAGCTGCTGCCTAAAACGGTGGAGGGTCGGGCGATCCGCCATGTCGTGGAAGCGCGGCACGAGAGTTTCCGCAATCCGGAGTTTCTCGCCATGCTGCGAGACTATGGCGTGGCCGCCGTGGTGGCGGGTGATTCTGAGTTTCCGCAAATCGCCGACATCACCGCGCCTTTCGTCTATGCCCGCATCATGGGCACGCAGGAGGGCGAACCGCTCGGCTATCCGGCCCAGACGCTCGACCTATGGGCGAAGCGTGCTCAGCTTTGGGCTGCGGGAGATGCGCCGAAGGACCTGGAAACGGTTGCGCCGGCCAAGGCGGATGGCGTGGCGCGCGATGTCTATCTCTACGTCATCAGCGGGCATAAGGTCAGCAACCCCGCCGCCGCGCGGGCTTTGATGGAGCGGATTTAG
- a CDS encoding alanine racemase, whose product MTVPVPLLHTTMLLDDRLRGMPPGTSDLAISEISACGWHPADGAMSLPVLTLDLAAYAHNRDAMLRYAREQGVAMAPHAKTPMAPDLAADLVRAGAWGTTVADIRQATVMLRAGLHRLILANGIGGRGGAGRLAALLRDHPAAELYLFVDSTAVIDALAAVWATEPTLAPLRLLVEVGAARGGARDMAAARAIIAAIQATEGRLRLAGVGSYEGAATQPTPERTEVVHTALFQLAADVLAEVRASVGPGEPLVLTVGGSLFFDRVLAALKPVAAADGATTLVLRGGAIFFHDHGVYQRGLAALDARHGFVLGGEVASAGQVFRPALRVWAEVLSRPEPDLAVCGLGMRDVASDQDLPQPLTLFRDGAPAGALSGIASVTKLNDQHAFMELTSGVDVRVGDVVEFGLSHPCTSIDLYRFILGVDEAGIVRTAFPTFFG is encoded by the coding sequence ATGACCGTCCCCGTTCCCCTGCTGCACACGACGATGCTGCTCGATGACCGGCTGCGGGGCATGCCGCCGGGCACGTCTGATCTGGCGATCTCGGAGATCAGCGCGTGTGGCTGGCACCCGGCGGATGGCGCGATGTCTCTGCCCGTGCTGACGCTGGATCTCGCAGCCTACGCCCATAACCGTGATGCGATGCTGCGCTATGCGCGCGAGCAGGGCGTGGCGATGGCGCCGCATGCCAAGACGCCGATGGCGCCGGACCTCGCAGCCGATCTGGTGCGTGCCGGGGCCTGGGGCACGACGGTCGCCGATATCCGGCAGGCGACGGTGATGCTGCGGGCCGGTTTGCATCGGCTGATCCTGGCCAATGGCATCGGCGGTCGCGGGGGTGCCGGCCGCCTCGCGGCGCTGCTGCGCGACCATCCAGCGGCGGAGCTCTATCTGTTCGTCGATTCCACGGCCGTGATCGATGCCCTGGCGGCGGTCTGGGCGACCGAACCCACGCTTGCGCCGCTGCGTCTGCTGGTGGAAGTCGGTGCGGCACGGGGTGGCGCGCGCGATATGGCGGCGGCGCGCGCCATCATCGCGGCCATTCAGGCGACGGAGGGGCGGCTGCGCCTCGCGGGCGTCGGGTCCTATGAGGGTGCCGCGACTCAGCCGACGCCGGAGCGCACGGAGGTTGTGCATACCGCGCTGTTTCAGCTCGCTGCGGATGTGCTGGCGGAGGTGCGCGCCAGCGTCGGGCCGGGTGAGCCCCTGGTGCTGACCGTCGGCGGATCGCTGTTCTTCGACCGCGTTCTGGCGGCGCTGAAGCCGGTCGCGGCGGCGGATGGCGCGACCACGCTGGTGCTGCGCGGCGGCGCCATCTTCTTTCATGACCACGGCGTCTATCAACGCGGTTTGGCGGCGCTCGACGCCCGCCACGGTTTCGTGCTGGGCGGTGAGGTGGCTTCGGCCGGGCAGGTGTTCCGCCCCGCCCTGCGCGTTTGGGCGGAAGTGCTGTCGCGGCCGGAGCCTGACCTCGCCGTTTGCGGCCTGGGCATGCGCGATGTCGCCTCCGATCAGGATTTGCCGCAACCCTTGACGCTGTTCCGGGACGGCGCGCCGGCGGGCGCTCTGTCGGGCATCGCGAGCGTGACCAAGCTCAACGATCAGCATGCCTTCATGGAGTTGACGTCTGGCGTCGATGTGCGCGTGGGCGATGTGGTAGAGTTCGGCCTGTCGCATCCCTGCACCAGCATCGACCTCTATCGCTTTATTCTCGGGGTGGACGAAGCCGGCATCGTGCGCACGGCCTTTCCCACCTTCTTCGGCTAG
- a CDS encoding N-acyl-D-amino-acid deacylase family protein: MGPETLIRGARVVDGTGAPWFRADLRISSDGRIAAIGPALSAHADETVIDAAEAYLAPGFIDAHCHDDLIGLREPTRPEKLAQGVTTVVVGNCSFSLYPAVPTSREALRAHFSSLLGDTRPEEVFDDLAAYRAALHAGGIAPNLVSLVGHAALRLAIVGQEARPAREAEIASMQALLARQLTQGAAGLSLGLVYPPSAYADRAELLALAETVQAHGRLLTAHVRSYEAGLLTSIAEFLDLLRASGAAGLLSHLQAAGRPNWGSIPAALQMLEAARAEGIDVSFDMYPYPAGSSYMLQLLPPAAQSGGMVALRARLRDPEQRAGLKRWVEEGGADPHQQSKVSLIGWGNVRLSAIGDATLKPLEGLSMTDAAARVAMTPFDLMTALIEADDGQTGIVLFQLDESDLRAACTHCLHMFGSDGLPRPGTKPHPRGFGAFPRAIRRLACEEGWFSLEDAVRRMTSMVAQRFGLGDRGVLRPGMVADLVLFEATIADQATFDEPTRLAAGVRQVWVAGETVFAEGQPTGRLPGRLI, from the coding sequence ATGGGTCCCGAGACCTTGATCCGTGGGGCGCGCGTGGTGGATGGCACCGGCGCGCCCTGGTTTCGCGCCGACCTGCGCATCTCGTCGGACGGCCGCATCGCCGCGATCGGACCCGCGCTTTCGGCCCACGCCGATGAAACCGTCATCGACGCGGCGGAGGCCTATCTCGCACCGGGCTTCATCGACGCCCATTGCCATGACGATTTGATCGGCTTGCGGGAGCCGACGCGGCCCGAAAAGCTCGCCCAAGGTGTCACTACCGTCGTCGTCGGCAATTGCAGCTTCTCGCTCTATCCCGCCGTGCCGACCTCACGGGAAGCGCTGCGCGCGCATTTCTCCTCCCTGCTCGGGGACACCCGGCCGGAGGAGGTCTTCGACGATCTGGCGGCGTACCGCGCCGCCTTGCACGCGGGGGGCATTGCGCCGAATCTCGTCTCCCTCGTCGGCCATGCAGCGCTGCGGCTCGCGATCGTGGGGCAGGAGGCGCGACCGGCGCGGGAGGCGGAGATCGCATCCATGCAGGCGCTGCTGGCGCGGCAATTGACGCAGGGCGCGGCCGGGCTTTCGCTCGGCCTGGTCTATCCCCCCAGTGCCTATGCCGACCGCGCGGAACTGCTGGCTTTGGCGGAAACGGTGCAGGCCCATGGCCGGCTGTTGACCGCGCATGTGCGCAGCTATGAGGCAGGGTTGCTCACGTCGATCGCGGAGTTCCTCGACCTCTTGCGCGCGTCGGGCGCGGCTGGACTGCTGTCGCATCTTCAGGCAGCGGGGCGGCCCAACTGGGGCAGCATTCCGGCGGCCTTGCAGATGCTGGAAGCGGCGCGCGCGGAGGGGATCGATGTCTCCTTCGACATGTATCCCTATCCCGCCGGCAGCAGTTACATGCTGCAGCTTCTGCCGCCGGCGGCGCAATCGGGCGGCATGGTCGCCCTGCGGGCACGGTTGCGCGATCCCGAGCAGCGGGCCGGTCTGAAACGCTGGGTCGAAGAGGGTGGCGCGGATCCGCATCAGCAATCGAAGGTCTCGCTGATCGGCTGGGGCAATGTTCGCTTGTCCGCCATCGGCGATGCGACGTTGAAGCCGCTGGAGGGCCTGTCGATGACCGACGCGGCAGCACGGGTTGCGATGACGCCCTTCGATCTCATGACCGCCTTGATCGAGGCCGATGATGGGCAGACCGGCATCGTGCTGTTCCAGCTCGATGAGTCCGATCTGCGGGCGGCCTGCACCCATTGCCTGCATATGTTCGGCTCCGATGGTTTGCCGCGTCCGGGCACGAAACCGCATCCGCGTGGCTTCGGCGCGTTTCCGCGCGCCATCCGGCGGCTCGCCTGTGAGGAGGGTTGGTTCTCCCTGGAGGATGCGGTGCGGCGCATGACCAGCATGGTGGCGCAACGCTTTGGGCTCGGGGATCGCGGTGTGCTCCGGCCCGGGATGGTCGCGGACCTCGTGTTGTTCGAGGCCACGATCGCGGACCAAGCGACCTTCGATGAGCCGACCCGCCTGGCGGCCGGCGTGCGCCAGGTTTGGGTCGCGGGTGAGACGGTGTTTGCCGAGGGCCAGCCGACCGGCCGCTTGCCGGGACGGTTGATCTAA
- a CDS encoding IclR family transcriptional regulator, which translates to MDAEIDPYVTEEATASTRSRMSGLLRATQVLDRLVVEAKATSAYDLAKAIRAPVSTIYGVVDALVQAGLLERDAAGAVWFGSRMYQYGLAYGRNVDLLREAREEMRRLAQELGETVQICARHEGFVVIQDMAEASRNLRVSSRIGARVPINWSVSGRFFLAHLPQHERLAIFRENAVPSATGRAPLDPEQFVALSDEARRLGYASQLSGTDEGIACIAAPITNASGICEMTISIIMPELRVRESLEHYAGAVRGAAARIESRVGWRPFGPQAAFPSRQTAMADATLPDGRFANYEVMA; encoded by the coding sequence ATGGACGCCGAAATAGATCCCTATGTCACTGAGGAAGCCACCGCGAGCACGCGATCGCGCATGAGCGGCCTGCTGCGCGCGACGCAGGTGCTCGACCGATTGGTGGTAGAGGCCAAGGCGACCTCCGCCTATGACCTCGCAAAAGCCATCCGCGCGCCGGTTTCGACCATTTACGGCGTCGTCGATGCCCTGGTGCAGGCCGGCTTGCTGGAACGTGACGCCGCCGGCGCCGTGTGGTTCGGCAGCCGCATGTATCAATATGGCCTCGCCTATGGTCGCAATGTCGATCTGCTGCGCGAAGCGCGGGAGGAGATGCGGCGCCTGGCGCAGGAGCTGGGCGAGACGGTGCAGATCTGCGCCCGTCACGAAGGTTTCGTTGTCATCCAAGACATGGCGGAGGCGTCGCGCAACCTGCGCGTGTCCAGCCGTATCGGTGCGCGCGTTCCGATCAACTGGAGCGTGTCGGGCCGGTTCTTCCTAGCCCATCTGCCGCAGCATGAGCGGCTGGCGATCTTCCGCGAAAACGCCGTGCCTTCCGCCACCGGCCGCGCGCCGCTGGACCCTGAGCAGTTCGTGGCCCTCAGCGACGAGGCGCGTCGCCTCGGCTATGCGAGCCAGTTGAGCGGCACGGATGAGGGCATTGCCTGTATCGCGGCGCCGATCACCAATGCTTCAGGGATCTGTGAGATGACGATCAGCATCATCATGCCGGAACTGCGCGTGCGTGAATCGCTGGAGCATTACGCAGGCGCGGTGCGCGGCGCCGCGGCGCGGATCGAATCGCGCGTTGGCTGGCGGCCCTTTGGGCCCCAGGCGGCCTTCCCCTCTCGCCAGACCGCGATGGCCGACGCGACCTTGCCGGACGGTCGTTTCGCCAATTACGAGGTCATGGCCTAA